In the Candidatus Palauibacter scopulicola genome, ACGTGCGTCGCGGTCGAGAGCGCCTTTCACGGGCGGAACGCGCGCACGGCGCTCGTCCTCGGGCACGCGCGGGGCGTCCTCGTGCTCGCGGCGGCGCTGCGGGGCCTGCCGGTGCATGAGTACGCGCCGCGCGAGGTGAAGAAGCGCGTCGTGGGGACGGGCGCCGCGAGCAAGGAGCAGGTCGGCTTCATGGTCAAGCACCATCTGCGGCTCGGCGAGCCGCCGCGTCCGGCGGATGCGGCGGACGGCTGCGCGGTCGCGCTCTGTCACCTCCTCGGCGGGCCGATCCGGTGATCCGGCGCCTCCGGGGCGAACTCGTCGGGCGTGCCGAGGGCCTCATCGAGGTCCTCACGGGCGACGGCGTCGGCTACGAGGTCGGCGTGCCGCTCGGGCTCGCCAGCCGGCTGCCGCCCGAGGGCTCCGAGGTCGAACTGCACACCGTCCTCGTCGTGCGCGACGACGCCTTCGAGCTGTTCGGCTTCGAGACCGCCCGCGACCGCGAACTCTTCCAGCGGCTCCGCGTCCCGAGCGGGGTGGGCCCCCGGCTCGCGCTCGCGATCCTCGGGGCGCTGCGGCCCGAACGCGTCGTGCGCGCGATCCGGGCCAAGGACCACCGCACGCTCCAGACGGTGAGCGGCGTGGGCAAGAAGACCGCCGAGCGCATCGTGATCGAACTCACGGACAAGCTCGACGACCTCGGCGACATGGGAGACGACCCCGTGTCCGGCGATGGCGTCGCGGCGGCGGCCGTGCAGGCGCTGCGCGGCCTCGGCTACCCGCGCTCCCAGAGCGAGAAGGCCGTGAGCCGCGCTCTGCAGGGACTGGCGGAGGCCGGCGACCCCGACATCGGCGCCGAGGCCCTCGTGCGCCGCGCGCTCAGGCACGTATGACGGCGCCGGGGCCGCCGGGCCGGTCCGGCGACACGCGGAACGCGGGCGACGCGGGCGAAGCGGGCGGCCCCGGCGGCGCGGCCCGTCCGCGCACGGAGATCACGACGCCCGAGGCGGTCGACAGCGACGAGCGTCCGGACGCCTCGCTGCGCCCGCAGCGGCTCGACGAGTTCATCGGCCAGGCGCGGGTCAAGGAGAGCCTCTCCGTCTTCGTGGAGGCGGCGCTCGGCCGCGAGGAGGCGCTCGACCACACCCTCTTCTACGGCCCGCCGGGCCTCGGCAAGACGACGCTCGCCCTCCTCCTCGCCGGGGAGCTCGGCGTCGGGATCAAGCTCACGTCCGGCCCCGTGCTCGAGAAGCCGGGCGATCTCGCCGGCCTGCTCACGAACCTCCCGCCGCGCGGGATCCTCTTCATCGACGAGATCCACCGCCTCCGGCCCGTCATCGAGGAGTTCCTCTATCCGGCGATGGAGGACTACCGCATCGAGATCCGGCTCGGCGACGGACCGCGCGTGGAGAC is a window encoding:
- the ruvC gene encoding crossover junction endodeoxyribonuclease RuvC, with the translated sequence MKVLGVDPGTRATGYGLVEGRRPGGPAHRLIECGVVRPRGEDLPQRLVDIHTAALELIDRLEPTCVAVESAFHGRNARTALVLGHARGVLVLAAALRGLPVHEYAPREVKKRVVGTGAASKEQVGFMVKHHLRLGEPPRPADAADGCAVALCHLLGGPIR
- the ruvA gene encoding Holliday junction branch migration protein RuvA, whose product is MIRRLRGELVGRAEGLIEVLTGDGVGYEVGVPLGLASRLPPEGSEVELHTVLVVRDDAFELFGFETARDRELFQRLRVPSGVGPRLALAILGALRPERVVRAIRAKDHRTLQTVSGVGKKTAERIVIELTDKLDDLGDMGDDPVSGDGVAAAAVQALRGLGYPRSQSEKAVSRALQGLAEAGDPDIGAEALVRRALRHV